In the Candidatus Binatia bacterium genome, one interval contains:
- a CDS encoding DUF1329 domain-containing protein, which yields MTQSPSLRLTAALLCAVFLAASAAPSLAAEPAVPPTGTVIDRTNVDQYGDLLGGSLKWIVDRGAKIKVSAYRKVDYPPEFAAATEKYSGQVTLAPDATHLENHVAGLPFPKVDPNDKQAGAKHMFNFNAAIAVDDLDLRNFDCDTGAVGKNGDPVHVERHFLIDHIRRLYFRERTLVDPKPEMPNHDGARYKEALYPLIEPFDLKGTGTTANRYADYTRQDDTWLYLPQLRRVRRLSSAQRSDALFGQDTDQDSYAGYAGNPGWFDWHYLGERTVLGSFHSDGIPVKWQKPSGDFLHDSAWEPRKVWIVEGKAKFPQYAYSKRVIYLDQDSYRIPYTDIYDQAGELWKVWINNFMYAHQPIAGAKYGFNYDVSYNPSITMVDIQLEHATFCALPSARFPGEQGWYIDLGDKEGTREEYFDLSSIIAAGR from the coding sequence TTGACCCAGTCCCCATCGCTTCGCCTGACCGCCGCTCTTCTGTGTGCCGTGTTCCTGGCCGCTTCGGCCGCGCCGTCGCTGGCGGCCGAGCCGGCCGTCCCCCCTACCGGCACCGTGATCGACCGCACCAACGTGGACCAGTACGGCGATCTTCTCGGCGGCTCTCTCAAGTGGATCGTCGATCGCGGCGCGAAGATCAAGGTGAGCGCGTACAGGAAAGTCGACTATCCGCCGGAATTCGCTGCTGCCACCGAGAAGTACTCGGGACAGGTCACGCTGGCTCCCGACGCGACGCACCTGGAGAACCACGTCGCGGGCCTGCCGTTCCCGAAAGTCGATCCCAACGACAAGCAGGCCGGCGCCAAGCACATGTTCAACTTCAACGCGGCGATCGCGGTGGACGACCTCGATCTTCGCAACTTCGACTGCGACACCGGTGCGGTCGGCAAGAACGGCGACCCCGTGCACGTCGAGCGCCACTTCCTGATCGACCACATCCGCCGCCTTTACTTCCGCGAGCGCACGCTGGTCGACCCCAAGCCCGAGATGCCGAACCATGACGGCGCCCGCTACAAGGAAGCGCTGTATCCGCTGATCGAGCCTTTCGACCTGAAGGGCACCGGCACGACGGCGAACCGCTATGCGGACTACACGCGCCAGGACGACACGTGGCTCTACCTGCCGCAGCTGCGCCGCGTCAGGCGCCTGTCGTCCGCGCAGCGCTCGGACGCCCTGTTCGGCCAGGACACCGACCAGGACAGCTACGCGGGCTATGCCGGCAATCCCGGCTGGTTCGACTGGCACTACCTCGGCGAGAGGACGGTGCTCGGCTCATTCCATTCCGACGGCATCCCGGTCAAGTGGCAGAAGCCGTCGGGCGACTTCCTGCACGACAGCGCGTGGGAGCCGCGCAAGGTTTGGATCGTCGAAGGCAAGGCCAAGTTCCCGCAGTACGCGTACTCCAAGCGCGTGATCTACCTGGACCAGGACAGCTACCGCATCCCGTACACCGACATCTACGACCAGGCCGGCGAGCTGTGGAAAGTGTGGATCAACAACTTCATGTACGCGCACCAGCCGATCGCCGGCGCGAAGTACGGATTCAACTACGACGTGAGCTACAACCCGTCGATCACGATGGTGGACATCCAGCTCGAGCACGCGACGTTCTGTGCGCTGCCGAGCGCGCGCTTCCCCGGCGAGCAGGGCTGGTACATCGACCTCGGCGACAAGGAAGGCACCCGTGAGGAGTACTTCGACCTGAGCTCCATCATCGCTGCGGGGCGCTGA
- a CDS encoding aldo/keto reductase: MSTEKAGRREFLRRAGLFSGLFGIGSLLHYRTQFFLAFPAPTEADSPRPQWSGSSVQSYRPLGSTGWKMSDISFGCGHVRDSEVIRTAIDRGINYFDTSPDYSDNESERVVGAGIKGRRDKVFLASKFCTPAGHLPTDAKVPDIIAAVEASLGRLGTDYLDLCHVHACNDLDRLMAPSFHEAFDRLKEQGKVRFMGVSSHTPELETVMNHAVDSGRFSVIMVAYNFNNWPDLSNIIDKAHARGVGFVAMKTLKGAYHTVLSDFTPDERNSFTQAAFKWVQSNPKVSGLVVSIWKASQLDEYLFASGKPALPKDLALLERYDELVTRQYCRPGCGQCLDACPASLPIDDILRYSMYYEGYGSERVAMAKYAALGAGHQADACASCAAPCQSRCPFQIPIRDRMGKAHRLLGPASC, translated from the coding sequence ATGAGCACCGAGAAGGCCGGCCGTCGTGAGTTTCTCAGACGGGCCGGCCTCTTCTCGGGGCTTTTCGGAATCGGCTCCCTTCTTCACTACCGCACCCAGTTCTTTCTCGCGTTTCCGGCTCCGACGGAGGCCGATTCGCCGCGCCCGCAGTGGTCGGGCTCGTCCGTCCAGTCGTACCGGCCGCTCGGCAGCACCGGGTGGAAAATGTCGGACATCTCGTTCGGCTGCGGGCACGTGCGCGACAGTGAAGTCATCCGCACGGCGATCGACCGCGGCATCAATTATTTCGACACGTCGCCGGACTATTCGGACAACGAATCGGAACGCGTCGTAGGGGCAGGCATCAAGGGCCGCCGCGACAAGGTTTTTCTCGCATCCAAGTTCTGCACACCGGCAGGCCACCTGCCCACCGATGCGAAAGTCCCCGACATCATCGCGGCCGTCGAGGCGAGCCTCGGGCGCCTCGGCACCGACTACCTCGACCTCTGCCACGTCCACGCCTGCAACGACCTGGACCGCCTGATGGCGCCGTCCTTCCACGAGGCCTTCGACCGGCTCAAAGAGCAGGGCAAGGTCCGCTTCATGGGGGTCTCCAGCCACACTCCGGAGCTGGAAACGGTGATGAACCACGCGGTCGACAGCGGCCGCTTCTCGGTCATCATGGTCGCTTATAACTTCAACAACTGGCCCGATCTTTCGAATATCATTGATAAAGCTCACGCCCGCGGCGTCGGCTTCGTTGCGATGAAGACGCTCAAGGGCGCCTACCACACGGTGCTGTCGGATTTTACGCCCGACGAAAGGAACAGCTTCACGCAGGCTGCCTTCAAGTGGGTGCAATCCAATCCGAAGGTCAGCGGCCTGGTCGTGTCGATCTGGAAAGCGTCCCAGCTCGACGAGTACCTGTTCGCTTCGGGCAAGCCGGCGTTGCCGAAGGACCTGGCGCTGCTCGAGCGCTACGACGAGCTCGTCACGCGCCAGTACTGCCGGCCCGGCTGCGGCCAGTGCCTGGACGCCTGCCCGGCCTCCCTGCCGATCGACGACATCCTGCGCTACTCGATGTACTACGAGGGCTACGGCAGCGAGAGGGTCGCGATGGCAAAGTACGCGGCTCTCGGCGCCGGTCACCAGGCGGACGCCTGCGCGTCGTGCGCGGCCCCCTGCCAGTCGCGTTGCCCCTTCCAGATTCCGATCCGCGACCGCATGGGCAAAGCGCACCGCCTGCTCGGCCCCGCTTCCTGCTGA
- the lnt gene encoding apolipoprotein N-acyltransferase, whose protein sequence is MQGPDQGKSPRLWIAVLATSLLYSLAQPPWSLWPLALVAAAPAGSVLLDESRRISPARAAVGGLLFGAASTWMIAGYWSYLAAGEFSGSALSALAFAIALPLLASAVAVPYAIAFALISRLAGLGTLAAVAGSAALWSAAELARSTIGYGNPWGSFAVALAPADYTLAAPGRIATPVAALLAIGGPCTVALVAAASGTAIAMAWNSRRSPLRASRALAAGAVVLALGAASVAVLPLLPARPDSAVPKQPLRVALVQGGVGGRSLWKADGAAASLAHHVELTRSRETAGADLIVWSESALPFLLDANADRKEEMKTLARERGAAILVGGSRSAPSPHGTTEVFNSAFLFPADGSEPFVYDKRVLLPFVEKVPAWASFVLESPWRGAFAEGRGPELFTIKGWRIAPLICLESIYAGQAAERAASGADLLVNLSNDSWFDSGAGPDQHFAQAALAAAETRRPLVRVAMTGLSGLVTEDGQVAWTLPRRAPAVALIDVPAPSRDSFFVRGGRIGIPFLVLAIAAAAALLPGLVRPDSRRL, encoded by the coding sequence ATGCAAGGCCCGGACCAAGGCAAATCCCCGCGCCTCTGGATCGCCGTGCTGGCGACTTCCCTGCTGTATTCGCTCGCCCAGCCTCCGTGGTCGCTGTGGCCGCTGGCGCTCGTCGCGGCTGCCCCGGCAGGCAGCGTCCTCCTCGATGAATCACGCCGCATTTCGCCGGCGCGCGCCGCTGTCGGCGGCCTGCTGTTCGGTGCCGCGTCGACGTGGATGATCGCAGGTTACTGGAGCTATCTTGCCGCCGGCGAGTTTTCCGGCTCTGCGCTTTCGGCGCTCGCGTTCGCCATCGCGCTTCCGCTTCTCGCATCGGCCGTGGCCGTTCCCTACGCGATCGCTTTCGCGCTCATCTCGCGACTGGCCGGCCTCGGAACGCTGGCGGCAGTGGCCGGCAGCGCGGCGCTCTGGAGCGCAGCGGAGCTGGCGCGCAGCACGATCGGATACGGCAACCCGTGGGGAAGCTTTGCCGTCGCGCTGGCTCCGGCCGATTACACGCTCGCGGCGCCAGGCCGTATCGCAACGCCGGTGGCCGCGCTGCTCGCCATCGGCGGTCCCTGCACGGTCGCTCTCGTCGCTGCGGCCAGCGGCACGGCCATCGCGATGGCGTGGAACTCGCGCCGCAGTCCACTGCGCGCTTCCCGCGCGCTCGCCGCCGGCGCCGTGGTGCTGGCTCTCGGTGCCGCATCGGTCGCCGTGCTGCCGCTGCTGCCGGCGCGTCCCGACAGCGCGGTGCCCAAACAGCCGCTTCGCGTAGCGCTCGTGCAGGGCGGCGTCGGTGGGCGCAGCCTCTGGAAGGCCGACGGAGCCGCAGCGTCGCTGGCCCATCACGTCGAGCTGACGCGGTCGCGGGAGACGGCAGGCGCCGACCTCATCGTCTGGTCCGAAAGCGCCCTGCCCTTCCTTCTCGACGCCAACGCCGATCGCAAGGAAGAGATGAAGACGCTGGCACGCGAGCGCGGGGCGGCGATCCTCGTCGGCGGCTCACGCTCGGCGCCGTCCCCGCACGGGACGACCGAAGTATTCAATTCGGCGTTCCTGTTTCCCGCCGACGGCAGCGAGCCTTTCGTCTACGACAAGCGCGTGCTGCTCCCGTTCGTCGAAAAGGTGCCGGCGTGGGCGTCGTTCGTGCTCGAGTCGCCGTGGCGCGGCGCGTTTGCCGAAGGCCGTGGTCCGGAGCTGTTCACCATCAAAGGATGGCGCATTGCGCCGCTGATCTGCCTCGAGTCGATTTACGCAGGCCAGGCCGCCGAGCGGGCGGCAAGCGGCGCCGATCTTCTCGTGAACCTCTCGAACGATTCGTGGTTCGATTCGGGAGCAGGCCCGGATCAGCATTTTGCGCAGGCTGCGCTCGCGGCCGCCGAAACGCGCCGCCCGCTGGTACGCGTCGCGATGACCGGCCTTTCCGGCCTCGTCACCGAAGACGGACAGGTCGCGTGGACGCTTCCGCGCCGCGCACCCGCCGTCGCACTGATCGACGTTCCTGCGCCGTCGCGCGATTCGTTCTTCGTGCGCGGCGGACGCATCGGGATTCCTTTCCTCGTGCTCGCCATCGCTGCTGCGGCGGCGCTGCTGCCGGGACTCGTGCGCCCGGATTCGCGCCGGCTCTGA
- the cysS gene encoding cysteine--tRNA ligase: MSLVLYNTRTRREEPFVPLEPGRISMYTCGITVYDRCHVGHARSLVFFDTMVRYLRWRGFDVHFVRNITDIDDKIIHRASERGEPWKALTERYIADMHRDLAALGCAKPDLEPRATDHIAEMLELVRALEEKGLAYDAGGGDIYFAVESFRAYGALSGRNLDDLMAGARVDLDERKRSPMDFALWKSAKPGEPSWPSPWGEGRPGWHLECSAMSMRYLGRTFDIHGGGEDLIFPHHENELAQSAGAYDTTFARWWVHHAFVRIDQEKMSKSLGNVFAIEDVLREVEAEGLRLHLISVHYRTPLDFSPSGIAESTRALVRVYETLARVEEAGLAIPEYGPEAPEAAALVEVMDADLNTARAVALMFDAVRDANRAMDAGEGATASRAAGVIRAVGRALGLASESPAAFLERYNTRGASRAGLDPAAIEALIGERLAARKAKNFTRADSIRADLLQQGIVLEDGPAGTTWRRA, encoded by the coding sequence GTGAGCCTGGTCCTCTACAACACGCGCACCCGCCGCGAGGAGCCTTTCGTGCCCCTCGAGCCCGGCAGGATCTCGATGTACACCTGCGGCATCACGGTCTACGACCGCTGCCACGTCGGGCACGCGCGCTCGCTGGTGTTCTTCGACACGATGGTGCGTTACCTGCGCTGGCGCGGGTTCGACGTCCACTTCGTCCGCAACATCACCGACATCGACGACAAGATCATCCACCGTGCAAGCGAGCGCGGGGAACCGTGGAAGGCGCTGACCGAGCGCTACATCGCCGATATGCACCGCGATCTTGCGGCGCTCGGTTGCGCGAAGCCCGACCTCGAGCCGCGTGCGACCGACCACATCGCTGAGATGCTCGAGCTGGTGCGCGCTCTGGAGGAAAAAGGCCTGGCGTACGATGCCGGCGGCGGCGACATCTATTTTGCCGTCGAAAGTTTTCGTGCCTACGGCGCGCTTTCGGGGCGCAATCTCGACGACCTGATGGCCGGCGCGCGTGTCGACCTCGACGAGCGCAAGAGAAGCCCGATGGATTTCGCGCTCTGGAAATCGGCGAAGCCCGGCGAGCCGTCGTGGCCGAGCCCGTGGGGCGAAGGCCGTCCCGGCTGGCACCTGGAATGCTCGGCGATGAGCATGCGCTATCTCGGGCGCACCTTCGACATCCACGGCGGCGGCGAAGACCTGATCTTTCCGCACCACGAGAACGAGCTGGCGCAATCGGCCGGAGCCTATGACACGACGTTCGCGCGCTGGTGGGTGCATCACGCGTTCGTGCGCATCGACCAGGAGAAAATGAGCAAGTCGCTCGGCAACGTCTTCGCGATCGAAGACGTGCTGCGCGAAGTCGAGGCCGAAGGTCTGCGCCTTCACCTGATCTCGGTGCATTACCGCACGCCGCTCGATTTCAGCCCGTCGGGGATCGCCGAATCGACGCGCGCGCTGGTCCGCGTGTACGAGACGCTGGCTCGCGTGGAAGAGGCGGGCCTGGCCATTCCCGAGTACGGACCGGAGGCACCCGAAGCCGCGGCGCTCGTCGAAGTGATGGACGCGGATCTCAACACCGCGCGCGCGGTCGCCCTGATGTTCGATGCGGTACGCGACGCGAATCGCGCGATGGATGCGGGGGAGGGGGCGACAGCCTCGCGCGCCGCCGGTGTGATCCGCGCCGTCGGCCGCGCCCTCGGCCTGGCCAGCGAGTCTCCCGCCGCGTTCCTCGAGCGTTACAATACCCGGGGCGCTTCCCGCGCCGGCCTCGACCCCGCGGCCATCGAAGCCCTGATCGGCGAGCGCCTGGCGGCGCGCAAAGCGAAGAACTTCACCCGCGCCGACTCCATTCGCGCCGACCTGCTCCAGCAGGGTATCGTCCTGGAGGACGGCCCCGCCGGCACGACCTGGCGCCGGGCATGA
- a CDS encoding MAPEG family protein encodes MPDASSNQVLFPLFAMFALTAVVFMRLGRARFGAVRSGQIDPRFYSLYQGGEEPDHIRVVTRHFINLFEMPVLFYVIVILTYVTHQSNAWMIGCAWAYVALRYAHSYVHLTSNTVLMRFRLYFASNAVLSLLWASLFVRLVSS; translated from the coding sequence ATGCCTGACGCCTCCTCCAACCAGGTCCTCTTCCCGCTGTTCGCGATGTTCGCGCTGACGGCAGTCGTTTTCATGCGCCTCGGCAGGGCGCGGTTCGGCGCGGTGCGCAGCGGCCAGATCGACCCGCGCTTCTACAGTCTCTACCAGGGAGGCGAGGAGCCGGACCACATCCGTGTCGTGACGCGGCACTTCATCAACCTGTTCGAAATGCCGGTGCTGTTCTACGTCATCGTCATCCTCACGTACGTGACCCATCAATCGAACGCGTGGATGATCGGCTGCGCGTGGGCGTACGTCGCTCTGCGCTATGCCCACAGCTACGTGCACCTGACGTCGAACACCGTGCTGATGCGCTTCCGGCTCTACTTCGCCAGCAACGCCGTGCTGTCCCTGCTTTGGGCAAGCCTTTTCGTGCGGCTGGTCTCGTCATAA
- a CDS encoding DUF1566 domain-containing protein, with protein sequence MRKTLTTVAIAAMILSEGVALASDRALSCEAAKLKLAAKYGLCRLSAESTATKLSESPDYSKCSLAKFSDAEARAVGQCPTLDDQSAIQIFMDDLTVRMGDWFAGSGDLTITCPADLVTCQSDLAASLSDCVASLRPPLSSGQTACYDSSGTVIACGGTGQDGELQKGAPHSFTDNGDGTITDNTTSLMWEKISDDGTIHDLDNYYSWTDAFAVKIGTLNSQNFAGHNDWRLPNLPEIESIRNIGGMSPATFSVFQTGCAPGCSVLTCNCTLVDARGGLFWTSSTFMNSEDAWLMLFDTGRSIGEGRSSYWYNMHNVRAVRGGL encoded by the coding sequence ATGCGAAAGACACTCACAACCGTTGCCATTGCCGCCATGATTCTGAGTGAAGGCGTGGCTCTGGCTTCTGACCGGGCGCTCTCCTGCGAGGCTGCCAAGCTCAAGCTCGCGGCAAAGTACGGCTTGTGCCGACTTTCGGCCGAGTCGACGGCAACAAAGCTGAGCGAGTCTCCCGACTATTCAAAGTGCAGCCTAGCAAAGTTCTCGGATGCGGAGGCGAGAGCCGTCGGCCAGTGCCCGACTCTCGACGACCAGTCCGCCATTCAGATCTTCATGGACGACTTGACGGTACGCATGGGGGACTGGTTCGCCGGCAGCGGCGACCTCACCATCACCTGCCCGGCCGACCTTGTGACCTGCCAGTCGGACCTCGCGGCCAGCCTGTCTGACTGCGTGGCAAGCCTGCGCCCGCCGCTGAGCAGCGGCCAAACTGCCTGCTACGATTCCTCGGGAACTGTGATCGCCTGCGGCGGCACAGGACAGGACGGCGAGTTGCAGAAAGGGGCGCCGCACAGTTTCACCGATAACGGCGACGGAACGATCACGGACAACACGACGAGTCTGATGTGGGAAAAAATCTCGGACGACGGGACGATCCACGACCTGGACAACTACTACAGCTGGACTGACGCGTTCGCGGTAAAAATCGGAACGCTCAACTCGCAGAATTTTGCCGGCCACAACGATTGGCGCCTGCCAAACCTTCCGGAAATTGAGTCCATTCGGAATATCGGCGGTATGAGTCCTGCCACATTCTCGGTGTTCCAGACCGGGTGCGCGCCGGGTTGCAGTGTCTTGACTTGCAACTGTACGCTGGTGGACGCTCGGGGCGGGCTCTTCTGGACCTCCTCGACGTTCATGAACTCCGAGGATGCGTGGCTCATGCTCTTCGACACCGGGCGATCCATCGGAGAAGGCCGATCGAGCTATTGGTACAACATGCACAACGTTCGTGCCGTTCGCGGCGGCCTCTGA
- a CDS encoding ATP-binding protein produces the protein MTTASNASRGRWRAASACATIAAAVIVAMCAWSALARIGRPFPGFFVWENGFVPAVGMPGWSGAAAGLPYHCWIEAVEGHSLVSVAEIDEAVAARPAGSPLLYSIEQEGHKSAVSVPTEIFGAAHFVVSTGIYLFDSIVLLLLAGVLFYAGGDDAGPRAVGWFALTQSLYLSTSIDLFGPYRFRELYFFFAGLTPTATLLMISRFPVERKIPRVENVALIVAAAASLAFGALSNDFFETSRTGLLLLDRSVHLAMAASALAAFAFFGWHYTAGRSEAVRRRCQVVLLASLGGFLPTMVFLTAFYVGGISLPFNALALPFVLFPLGIGYAVGKHDLFDVDTVVKRTIVYTMLSVAVFGIYSIAINGFDSLFEHATPVASRMAEGTIIVTLVVLFDPSRRRLQDTVNRLYDRRRWEYRDVVRSSVRTFSTLLDIDQLIPTVLHLVDETVQPTYACIYTIADAQAPRLRGGLLHPPGASPTVHVDREGAAAPEFRELAGLAASREVITRQEADAAGFEMFDAAVALGLALEGRPTGLLVVGPRRSAGLYTREDVDLLRTIAGQLAVAMQNADSYRTIEVLNRDLAGKNSELSTALDDLREAQDELVIKERLAAIGEIAGAVAHTIRNPLAGMRASAQQASIELAEHPVAELVDAFVRETDRLSSRIDSLLDFARPYHASPRDCALDDVARRAAAQVRGRAAQRGIEIDESEVHATTALVDPILFEQLAIELIANAVDASPNRGCVRVASGRENGTAWIEVCDNGAGIAPERRRQMFRMFYTTKAKGTGVGLATVKRIADAHQAGIEVGDAPGGGARFRISIPDRAA, from the coding sequence ATGACAACAGCGTCGAACGCGAGCCGGGGCAGATGGCGGGCGGCCTCCGCCTGCGCGACGATCGCCGCCGCCGTGATCGTCGCGATGTGCGCCTGGTCGGCGCTGGCACGCATCGGTCGCCCGTTTCCGGGTTTTTTCGTCTGGGAGAACGGTTTCGTCCCGGCCGTCGGCATGCCCGGCTGGAGCGGCGCCGCCGCCGGCCTCCCTTACCACTGCTGGATCGAGGCCGTCGAAGGCCATTCGCTCGTTTCCGTCGCCGAGATCGACGAAGCCGTCGCGGCGCGCCCGGCCGGATCGCCGCTCCTCTACTCGATCGAACAGGAAGGCCACAAGAGCGCCGTCTCCGTGCCGACCGAAATCTTCGGCGCGGCGCACTTCGTCGTGAGCACCGGCATTTACCTGTTCGATTCGATCGTGCTGCTGCTTCTGGCCGGCGTGTTGTTCTATGCCGGCGGCGACGATGCCGGTCCTCGTGCGGTCGGGTGGTTCGCGCTGACGCAGTCGCTGTACCTTTCGACGTCGATCGACCTGTTCGGGCCCTACCGGTTCCGCGAGCTGTACTTCTTCTTTGCCGGCCTGACGCCGACGGCCACGCTGCTGATGATCAGCCGCTTTCCGGTCGAGCGCAAAATTCCCCGCGTGGAGAACGTGGCATTGATCGTCGCCGCTGCCGCGTCGCTGGCCTTCGGAGCGCTGTCGAACGACTTCTTCGAAACCAGCCGCACGGGGCTGCTGCTGCTCGACCGCTCGGTGCACCTGGCGATGGCCGCCAGCGCGCTGGCGGCGTTCGCGTTCTTCGGATGGCACTACACGGCAGGGCGCAGCGAGGCGGTGCGGCGCCGCTGCCAGGTCGTGCTGCTGGCCAGCCTCGGAGGATTTCTCCCGACGATGGTGTTCCTGACCGCATTCTACGTCGGAGGAATTTCGCTGCCGTTCAATGCGCTGGCGCTTCCGTTCGTGCTGTTTCCGCTGGGGATCGGCTACGCGGTCGGAAAACACGACCTTTTCGACGTCGATACCGTCGTCAAGCGCACGATCGTCTACACGATGCTGAGCGTCGCGGTCTTCGGGATCTATTCGATCGCGATCAACGGGTTCGATTCGCTGTTCGAACACGCGACGCCGGTGGCGTCGCGGATGGCAGAGGGAACCATCATCGTCACGCTGGTCGTGCTGTTCGACCCGAGCCGGCGGCGCCTGCAGGACACCGTCAACCGCCTCTATGACCGCCGGCGCTGGGAGTATCGCGACGTCGTGCGCTCGTCGGTGCGCACGTTCTCGACGCTGCTCGACATCGACCAGCTGATCCCGACCGTGCTGCACCTCGTCGACGAAACCGTGCAGCCGACGTACGCGTGCATCTATACGATTGCCGACGCTCAGGCGCCGCGACTGCGCGGCGGGCTGCTGCATCCTCCGGGTGCGAGCCCTACCGTCCACGTGGATCGTGAGGGCGCTGCCGCGCCCGAATTTCGCGAGCTGGCCGGCCTGGCTGCCAGTCGCGAGGTGATCACGCGCCAGGAAGCCGACGCTGCGGGCTTCGAGATGTTCGACGCTGCCGTCGCGCTCGGGCTTGCCTTGGAAGGGCGACCGACGGGGCTCCTCGTCGTCGGTCCCCGGCGCTCGGCCGGTCTCTACACTCGCGAGGACGTCGATCTCCTGCGCACGATCGCCGGGCAGCTCGCGGTCGCCATGCAGAACGCCGATTCGTACCGCACGATCGAAGTGCTCAACCGCGACCTTGCCGGCAAGAACTCCGAGCTCAGCACCGCGCTCGACGATCTGCGCGAGGCGCAGGACGAGCTTGTGATCAAGGAGCGACTGGCGGCCATCGGCGAGATCGCCGGAGCGGTCGCGCACACGATTCGCAATCCCCTGGCCGGGATGCGCGCCTCTGCGCAGCAGGCGTCGATCGAGCTGGCCGAGCATCCCGTGGCCGAGCTCGTTGACGCGTTCGTACGCGAAACCGACCGTTTGAGCTCACGCATCGACTCCCTGCTCGACTTCGCCAGGCCTTATCACGCCTCGCCGCGCGACTGCGCGCTGGACGACGTCGCGCGCCGGGCGGCCGCGCAGGTGCGCGGTCGCGCGGCGCAGCGAGGCATCGAGATCGACGAAAGCGAGGTGCATGCGACCACTGCGCTGGTGGATCCGATCCTGTTCGAGCAGCTCGCGATCGAGCTGATCGCCAACGCCGTCGACGCCAGCCCGAACCGCGGCTGCGTGCGCGTGGCGTCGGGAAGGGAAAACGGGACGGCGTGGATCGAGGTCTGCGACAACGGCGCCGGTATCGCGCCCGAGCGCCGCCGGCAGATGTTCCGGATGTTCTACACGACCAAGGCCAAGGGCACGGGAGTGGGTCTTGCAACGGTCAAGCGCATCGCCGACGCGCACCAGGCGGGCATCGAGGTCGGCGATGCACCGGGAGGCGGCGCGAGGTTTCGGATCTCGATTCCCGATCGGGCCGCCTGA
- a CDS encoding DNA polymerase IV has product MILHADMDAFYASVEQRDDASLRGRPVVVGGLGKRGVVCAASYEARPFGVRSAMPTAQARRLCPGAVFLTPRMSHYATIAADVREIFYRYTPLVEPLSLDEAYLDVAASLRLFGGIEEICRRLRADIRAELGLAASVGGGPGKLVAKIASARAKPDGVLLVAQADANAFLRPLAVAEIWGVGPATERRLHALGIATIGQLADFDSDRIARELGSWGPALQALARGDDLRTVESSRSRMSYGEENTFAEDATDEELIEAMILAHAETVARSLRRESRRGRTVTLKWRPSGPEADWKLIARSTTFDAPTDDGPTIAAAATSLWRADKVHPAIRLVGVQVTNLDGARPAQLGLFRSEEDDRRDNLNKALDDLRSRFGPGAVTRGSRPER; this is encoded by the coding sequence GTGATCCTTCACGCCGACATGGACGCGTTCTATGCATCCGTCGAGCAACGCGACGACGCGTCGCTGCGCGGGCGGCCCGTCGTCGTCGGCGGGCTCGGAAAGCGCGGCGTCGTCTGCGCGGCTTCCTACGAAGCGCGGCCATTCGGTGTGCGCTCGGCGATGCCGACGGCGCAGGCGCGGCGGCTGTGCCCGGGCGCAGTGTTCCTCACGCCGCGCATGTCGCATTACGCGACCATCGCTGCCGACGTGCGCGAGATCTTCTATCGCTACACGCCGCTGGTCGAGCCGCTGTCGCTCGACGAAGCGTATCTCGACGTCGCCGCCTCGCTCCGGCTGTTCGGCGGAATCGAGGAAATCTGCCGGCGTCTTCGCGCCGACATTCGCGCGGAGCTCGGGCTTGCCGCTTCGGTCGGCGGCGGGCCGGGAAAGCTCGTCGCGAAGATCGCGTCGGCGCGCGCCAAGCCCGACGGCGTGCTGCTGGTTGCGCAAGCGGATGCGAACGCGTTCCTCAGGCCGCTCGCGGTGGCCGAGATCTGGGGCGTAGGACCGGCCACCGAGCGCCGCCTGCACGCGCTCGGCATCGCGACGATCGGACAGCTTGCCGATTTCGACAGCGACCGCATCGCGCGAGAGCTCGGCTCGTGGGGACCCGCGTTGCAGGCGCTCGCGCGCGGCGACGACCTTCGCACCGTGGAGTCCTCGCGCAGCCGCATGTCGTACGGGGAAGAGAACACGTTCGCCGAGGACGCGACCGACGAAGAGCTGATCGAGGCGATGATCCTCGCGCATGCCGAGACGGTGGCGCGAAGCCTTCGGCGCGAGTCGCGCCGCGGCCGCACGGTTACGCTCAAGTGGCGGCCGTCGGGACCCGAGGCCGACTGGAAGCTCATCGCCCGTTCGACGACGTTCGATGCGCCGACCGACGACGGACCGACCATCGCTGCGGCAGCGACGTCTCTGTGGCGCGCGGACAAGGTGCATCCTGCCATCCGCCTGGTCGGCGTGCAGGTGACCAACCTCGACGGCGCAAGGCCGGCCCAGCTCGGATTGTTCCGGTCGGAAGAGGACGACCGGCGTGACAATCTCAACAAGGCCCTCGACGATCTTCGCTCCCGCTTCGGACCCGGCGCAGTGACGCGGGGAAGCCGGCCGGAGCGTTGA